The nucleotide sequence TTCTGCGCATTACGAGTCAATATGTCCCAACGCCTGGCCTGATATATTTCGTGGATGGCAATCCGGTAAATGCCGCCAATGGTTCATTGCAGGGGACGGATGCCATTTATTCCCTGTTTGGATGGACTGAAGGAGGATTTGAATTTCATGAGGAGGAGGTTCAGGTAGAACATGTTATCACTAGTAGCCGAATGGAGATCGTGCTCGATGCACTGAGGATGTTCGACGACGGCGTGATCAAGAAAGTGGGGCCTCTGTCTTGTGACGATATCGCTGACGTTGTAGGTAGTGGATTCAAGTATGGCAAAGGGGAGGCGATGCCGGTTATCAAAGGACCCCTGGTGGATTACATGTATGTCATTGATGAAGAGGAATTCCGTGACGGAGAGATGATTGTCGCAGAAGGAGGTCACGGCAACTGGGTTTGGGTTATTTTGGAAGGAAAGGCGAAAATAACCAGGGAAACCTCGAATGGTCCCATGACTATAGCCAGACTCGGAGAGGGGTGTTTCATAGGATCTCTCGCCTCTTTCCTACAGCGAGATTATGTCCGAAATGCTACGGTAACAGCGATGGGTGACATTCAGTTGGGCGTGTTGGATACTCAGCGTCTTTATCAAGAGTACGCATCTCTATCATTCGATTTCAGGAGCTTGCTTTCCAGCCTTGATGGTAGGCTGACAAAGATCACGGACATGGCTGCAGACCTGTTTGTGAAAAGGGATACGACCGATCGGTTAATCAAGGACGAAAAGCCGATCATAGAAGAAGGCACACAAAAGGGAGACATGTTCACCATAAGGTGGGGAGAAGCTTACGTGGCCCGGAAGACTCCGAATGGATATTTGCCGCTATTAACTCTCAAGGAAGGGGATGTTTTTGGATATGTGCCGTTCATGGATGTGGGTCACGAACCTCGCCGCGCCTCGGTGGTTGCATCAAAGGACTTGGACGTAGGCACACTGGATGCGGAAAGCCTCCAGAGAGAATATGTTGAACTTTCAGGAACATTCAGAAGCCTGGTCGTAAATGTTTGCACCAGTGTCGCTCTTACAACCAGGATGGTATGTTATTGACATGAGGCATCATGCGGTAGAGTTCAAGAAACATATTTTGGGGTCATGATCATCGTTATTTGTTACACGTTAAAGCGCTTTTTCTTGCCTCTAACCTCTAACCTCCAAGCTGTAATCCTGTAAGCTTATTGAAGTTCATGTGAGGGGTGGTTTCCTCCACCCCCTTTCCTGTTGACAACCATGCGATTTGCCGTGTTATTATCAAGACCAGAGATAAACGGGTATGACCGAAAAATTGGAGGCATGCTATGGCTAGCGAAGACAGCATTGGCATTGGTAGCGTTCTTGGTGGGTTTAAGATAGAAAAAGAGCTGGGAAGAGGCGGCATGGGAGTAGTATACAAGGGCCATGAGCTTTCGCTTAACAGGAAAGTAGCCGTAAAGGTCTTGTCGCAAAGGCTCTGTTCCGACAAAGAATTTGTTGAACGATTCAAAAGAGAGGCCCGGGTCATTGCTGCATTGAGTCATCCCAATATTGTGAGTATTCTTTCCTATGGGGAAGAGCAGGGTCGCTATTACTTTGCCATGGAGTACATATCCGGCAAAGATCTGGGGCAGATTCTGAAAGAAAAGGGATCCATTCCCCTACAAGAGGCCCTTTCCATAACGGCGCAGGTGGCCAGCGCCCTGGCTGAAGCGGGCCCCAGGGGGGTGGTCCACAGGGACCTGAAGCCTTCCAACATCATGATCGATAGCATGGGGAGAGCAAAAGTCACGGATTTTGGTGTGGCGCACTTTCAGGATTCGGGCGCCAAGTTGACGCAGACTGGTTTGTTCCTGGGGACTCCGGAGTATGCTTCCCCTGAACAGGCCACGGGGCGCCCCTTGGACGTGAGAAGTGATATTTATGCCTTAGGCGCGGTCTTGTACAGAATGTTGTCTGGAAAAGCTCCCATAACTGGTGAGTCTCCACTGGCTGTGGTTACGAAGATCGCCACCGAACCTGTCACACCCATCAGGC is from Deltaproteobacteria bacterium and encodes:
- a CDS encoding cyclic nucleotide-binding domain-containing protein, yielding MFRKAVLAGDLHFISLADSFQILGGNNSTGILRITSQYVPTPGLIYFVDGNPVNAANGSLQGTDAIYSLFGWTEGGFEFHEEEVQVEHVITSSRMEIVLDALRMFDDGVIKKVGPLSCDDIADVVGSGFKYGKGEAMPVIKGPLVDYMYVIDEEEFRDGEMIVAEGGHGNWVWVILEGKAKITRETSNGPMTIARLGEGCFIGSLASFLQRDYVRNATVTAMGDIQLGVLDTQRLYQEYASLSFDFRSLLSSLDGRLTKITDMAADLFVKRDTTDRLIKDEKPIIEEGTQKGDMFTIRWGEAYVARKTPNGYLPLLTLKEGDVFGYVPFMDVGHEPRRASVVASKDLDVGTLDAESLQREYVELSGTFRSLVVNVCTSVALTTRMVCY